The following proteins are co-located in the Chiroxiphia lanceolata isolate bChiLan1 chromosome 7, bChiLan1.pri, whole genome shotgun sequence genome:
- the C1QL2 gene encoding complement C1q-like protein 2, whose amino-acid sequence MAVALLVAVPLLLLQAPADTGAHYEMMGTCRMICDPYSGGRPPGPGSTAAVEALQDLGANPPPPFVQGPKGEPGRPGKPGPRGPPGEPGPPGPRGPPGERGDAGKPGLPGLALAGTGGGGSGGGAAAGGEAAGGLSAAFSGPRIAFYVGLKSPHEGYEVLKFDDVVTNLGNHYDPASGKFTCQVRGIYFFTYHILMRGGDGTSMWADLCKNGQVRASAIAQDADQNYDYASNSVVLHLDSGDEVYVKLDGGKAHGGNNNKYSTFSGFLLYPD is encoded by the exons ATGGCCGTCGCGCTGCTGGTCGCCGtacccctgctgctgctgcaggcgCCCGCCGACACCGGCGCCCACTACGAGATGATGGGCACCTGCCGCATGATTTGCGACCCGTACAGCGGCGGGcggccgcccggccccggcagcACCGCCGCCGTGGAGGCCCTGCAGGACCTGGGCGCCAACCCCCCGCCGCCCTTCGTCCAGGGACCCAAAGGGGAGCCGGGCCGGCCGGGCAAGCCGGGCCCCCGCGGGCCGCCCGGGGAGCCggggccgccggggccgcggggcccgCCAGGGGAGCGGGGGGACGCGGGCAAGCCGGGGCTGCCCGGGCTGGCGCTGGCGGGcacgggcggcggcgggagcggcggcggggcggcggcgggcggagAGGCGGCGGGAGGGCTGAGCGCCGCCTTCAGCGGGCCGCGCATCGCCTTCTACGTGGGGCTGAAGAGCCCCCACGAGGGCTATGAGGTCCTCAAGTTCGACGACGTGGTGACCAACCTGGGCAACCACTACGACCCGGCCAGCGGCAAGTTCACCTGCCAGGTGCGCGGCATCTACTTCTTCACCTACCACATCCTCATGCGCGGCGGCGACGGCACCAGCATGTGGGCTGACCTCTGCAAGAACGGCCAG GTGCGGGCCAGTGCCATCGCCCAGGATGCGGACCAGAACTATGACTATGCCAGCAACAGCGTGGTGCTGCACCTGGACTCCGGCGACGAAGTGTACGTCAAGCTGGATGGAGGCAAAGCACACGGAGGCAACAACAATAAGTACAGCACTTTCTCTGGCTTTCTTTTATACCCCGATTAA